The following DNA comes from Flavobacterium sp. N3904.
CGAAATAGGATCTAAGGCACTTGCAGGTTCATCCATCAGAATAATATCCGGGCTTACCGCCAAAGTTCTTCCTATGCACAAACGTTGTTGCTGACCTCCCGAAAGTCCTAAAGCAGAATCATCAAGTCTATCCTTCAACTCATCCCAAATAGCCGCTTGACGCAAAGATGTTTCAACAATTTCATCCAACTCTGTCTTGTCTTTTACACCATTTATTCGGGGACCATAGGCAACATTCTCGTAAATAGATTTCGGAAAAGGGTTTGATTTCTGAAAAACCATTCCAATTTTTTTTCTAATATTGACAACATCTACATTTTTATCATAAATATCTATACCCTCAACCAACATTTTACCGCTAATGGTAACATCAGGAATAAGGTCATTCATCCTGTTGATACATCTCAAAAAAGTTGATTTACCACAACCCGAAGGGCCAATCAATGCTGTAACTTTATTGGATGGAATATCCATCGTAATTTCATTCAGCGCTTTTTTTTCACCATAGTATAATGATAAATCATTTACTTTTATTTTTATGTCTTTCATTGTTTATTTGTTAAGTCTAAAATAATAAATTATTAAATCAATTAAAAATTATTTAGCTTTTCTTCTAATTCTTGATCTAATAATAACGGCAACTAAATTTAAAGATAATGTCAAAATTAGTAAAACTAAAGTTGTTGCAAACTGTATAGGCATTGTTTTCTCAACATCAGAAGATTGGGTAGACATAATATAAATGTGATAACCTAAATTCATGAATTGATCGCTCAATGATCCTGGCAAAGTCGCCAAATAATAGGCTGCTCCTGTAAATAAAATTGGTGCCACTTCACCAGCACCTCTGCTCACGGCAAGAATCGTTCCTGTCATAATTCCTGAAACAGAACCCGGAAGTACTACTTTTTTTATAGTTTGCCATTTGGTTGCACCAAGTGCCAAACTGGCTTCTCTTAATTCACGAGGAATTGTTTTTAGAGCTTCTTCAACCGAAACAATAATAACAGGAAGCGTCAATAAAGACATCGTAAGACTTGCCCAAAGAATATTGGGTTGTCCCCAGCGTAATTCGCCTCCATTGAAAGCTGTATCTGCACCAGCACCTAAAAACTGTATAAAAAATCCAAGGCCAAAAAGGCCAAATATAATTGATGGTACAACAGCTAAGGTACGAACAGAGAATCGAACAGCTGCGGCAAATTTAGAATTCGCACTGGCATATTCTGTCAAATAAAGTGCCGTAATAGTCCCAAAAGGAACCGCTGCAATAGACATGACAATTACCAATATAAAAGTCCCTATTATGGCCGGGAATATTCCCCCTTCGGTCATACCATTAGTTGGGAAAGACGAAATAAACTCCCATGAAAACTTGGAACGCCCTTGATAAACAATTATCGCAAGAATTATAAAAAGAATAGCTATAATCAAAATCACAGCCATTTGTGTGATGCCAACAAAAAATTTCCCCTTTATATCTGAATTACTTTTTTTACTTGTAAAAAAGTGGTTTTCTGATTCCTTTAAAACTTTTTCCATAATTATTTACCTTGGAATTTTTTCATTAATTTGCCTTTTACATAGAATTCTGCAATTGCATTTAAAGCAAATGAGAAAATAAAAAGTAAAGATCCTATAAAAAACAAAACACTATAATGAGTATCACCAAAAACAGTTTCTGCCATTTCTGATCCGATAGTTGCGGCAAAAGTTCGAACACTCTCGAATGGATTGGCGGATACTAAAGCTGCATTTCCTGTTGCCATAAGTGCAATCATTGTTTCACCAAAAACCCTTCCAACTCCTAAAAGAAGAGCTGCAAAAATACCTGGAGTCGCCGCCGGTAAAACAACAAAAAAAGCGGTTTGCCATTTACTGGCACCCAATGCCAAACTTGCTTCGGTATACGTTTTTGGAATTGCTGCCAATGCATCTTCAGAAATAGTATAAATAATAGGAATAGCCGCTAGAGCCATCGCAACTCCACCAACAAAAGCATTTAGTCTAGACTCATAACCAAATACATCTTGGAAAAAAGTAGCCAAAACCATTAGAGCAAAAAAACCAATCACCACCGATGGAAAAGCTGCAAGCATTTCTATAATGGGTTTTATAATCTCTTTGACTCTTTTTGAAGCAAAACACGAAGTGTATAATGCAGCAAGTACCGCCAAAGGTCCAGCGATTAGCATTGCAATTATTGTTACTTTTAAAGTACCAATCAGTAATCCCAACAAACCAAATCTAGGATTTTCTGAAACTGGCACCCATTCCGTCGTAAAAAAAGTACTCCAAGTTTTGTCGGCACCTTCGTTATTTTCAGAAACGGCATCCATTGTTTCATCTGTAGTTGCTACCGATAAATCTTCTTTTGGAGTTTCTCCATAAGATTCTGGTTTTAAGTCCTCCTGAGAAACTGGTTCTGAACCGTAAGTTTCTGGCTTTAAATCTTCAGTCGGTTCAGAATTATAGGCTTCCGGTTTTAAATCTTCAGTCGCTACTGCTCCATATGATTCGGGTTTATCGCCTGTAGTAGTTTGAACCTCAATTTTTGCTTTAGCATCATTCCCAAAACTAAATAGTGGCAATGACTCTTTAAAAACAAAAATGAAAATTAAAAAAATAATAGTAATTGACATAAAAGCCACTGATGATATTATTTTTTCGGCAAGAAATTCAGAAAGTCTGAATTGTTTTTTTAAACTTTCTTTGGTGAAAGTCTGTTTGATAGGTAATTGGGAATTCATCTTATTTTTTTAAGATTTGTATAATATAAACACAAAAATATCCCTCATTTTATGAAAATGAGGGATATTTTAATTATCATTATTTTAGAGGAAAATAACCCACTTCTTCTATCAGACTCTGACCAGCTGGACTCAAAATCCAATCGATAAAAGCTTTTGTTTCACCTGTTGGTTTCGATTTCAAATACATATACAAGTACCTAGTGATTGGATATGTATGATTTTTGATGGTAGCTCCTGTGGGTAATATCGCAGGGCTTTTATCGTCTTTTTTTACACCACAATCTTTTACACCTTCTGCATAAGCTGCACCCCCGTAACCAATTGAATTTTTATCTTTTTTTACGGCATTTACAATAGCTGCTGTTCCTGGCAATGTTTGACAAGATGGAGAAAAATCTGTCTTTACCACATTGTCTTTAAAGAAACCAAAAGTTCCTGAGCTACTTTCTCTTCCGTATAATTTGATTGGAGCATCTGCACCTCCAACTTCTTTCCAATTCGTAATTTTTCCGGAAAAAATTTGACCTATTTGTTTAATTGTAAGTGATGAAACTGGATTTGCTTTGTTCAAATAAACAGACAACCCATCTTTTGCACACGGAATTTCTACACCAACTGAACTGTATCTTGCTTTCAATTTTTCAACTTCAGAAGGTTTTATAGGACGGCTTGAATTTGCAATATCTGTTGACCCGTTGATCAACGCTGCTATTCCTACTCCAGATCCTCCACCAGTTACCTGAATAGATGCTCCTGGATTTTTTTTCATGTATACCTCTGCCCATTTTTGGGACAAAATAACCATGGTATCAGAACCTTTTACGGTAACTTTATTAATTGTAGTAAAAGAAAAACCAATTCCCATAACCACCATTACAATTAATGCTACTTTTAATTTTGTTGTTTTCATTTTATTATAAATTATTTATTTTGTTTTTTAGAAACTTGCTTGAAATCTTAATGTTGTTATGTTGTTTTTTATGTCTCCATTATATATTCCTCCAACAGTTGAACTTGTTTCATTTATTGGCAAAGAATAACCCAGAGCAATTTTTGTATTTAATGTAAAGAAATAATCCAAAGCAAATGACCATGTGTTAACTTTTAAGTCTGGAGCTACTGTCACATTATTACCAGACAATCTTCTGTTTGGATCCCATGAATCAAAACGAACTGCTGCTTGATATTTTGTTCCAAAATTTTTCTCTAATGTTACATAATATCCAACAAAATCTCTTACTCCACTAAAATTGAATCCAGGGTTATTATTAAGTACATTGGTAGCATTCGCTTCTCCAGATATAGTTCCAAAGTTGCATTCTGATTTTAAAGCAAAACCGCCCAATACATCATAATAAGCCTGAAGCTCAAAACCTGTCCATTGTTTATCTAATTGATCACCCACTTTTGCCGCAAACGGTTTATTATTTACATCACTAAAATTTCCTGCAACAAAAACCAAATTTTTACCATAATATCCGCTTGCACCAAAGTCAACTCCCAATCCCATGTCTTTGAAATTAAGAGAATAATACGCTCTTAACATTACATCTTTTTGGCTATCAACATCAGCAACTTGGTTTGTTATTTGTCCTTCTCCAAAATTTCCGTTAAACACTGCCAATTCAACATTCAAAGGAATTTCATATTGAGTAGCGAAGTTTGCAGCAATTTTTGCTCCTAAATCTCTTTCTTGAGGATATAAGATTCCAGACATTCTACTTCTTTCTAATATAATTCTGTCTCTAGAAGAAAACTCTACTTCATAATCAGGTCTGTTAAATTGTCCCACCCACAATTGGAAAGTATTTATCCAAGGGTCGTTTAATTGCACATAAGCATCTTTTAGTGTTACTGCACTAAAGGAGAAGTTAGGTTGCAAAACAAATATTACCCCTTCTAATGGTTGATAGGTAAACTTTATCCTTGCTCTTCGTATTACAAATGAATTGGAAACATCTACAATATTGGTTGTCAAAGGTACATTTGTCTCTGACGAACCTGGTTTAAGTTGAAGCGGTCCGTTTGCTGTAGGAACATCTTGATAGTTGTACATTTCATATTGCACTTGCATATAACCTGATATTCTCAATTTAGAAATTTTATCTACTTGCTCTTGCAAAGGAGATAATTGTTCATTAAGCGCATCAAATTTTAACTGATGCATATTTATTGCTTGCTGTAAAGAATCAATACTAATTGGTTTTATAGAATCGTTTGATACTTCTTGGGCATTTACAAACCCATAACCCAACATCATTATTGCAACTATAATTTTTTTCATTTTTATTACTATGAATGTTAATTTGCCGCAAAGGTGATATACCAATGTTAAGTTAATGTTAACTCAATGTTATATAGATGATAATTTAATGTTAATAGGTTTTTTCTTTAAATCTTTATTTCTAATTTAATTTACATTTATTTACAATAAATAGTTAATAAACAGCTAATTAAATGTTTTTTTTTAATGTTATTAAATGATTAATTCCCTTTGTTTTTAAGTCCTAATTGATCGGTTATAAATGTCTTTTCGAGTGTGAAAGAAAACTCAGAACCAATACCAAACTCACTTTCAACATATATTTTTTCTTTGTGGGCTTCTATAATATGTTTTACTATCGAAAGTCCCAAACCAGAACCGCCTTCAGAACGAGAACCACTTTTATCAACTCTATAAAAACGTTCAAAAAGCCTTGAAATATTTTGCTTTTCTATTCCCTCGCCATTATCTGTAACCCTAACCAAAACCTTTTTGTTGGTTAGATTGACAATTGAAACTTCGGTCAATCCTCCTTCTTTTCCATATTTTATGGAATTGACCAAAAGATTTTCTACCACTTGTTGAATTTTGTCTTTATCCCCGTTTACAAAAATGGGCTGAATATGATCGTTTTCAAAAGCCAACGTAATTTTCTTTTTATCCGCTTTCATTTCGAGCAAGTCAAATACATTTTGAATTAACTTTACAATATCAAATTTTGCAAATTCTATATTTAAATCTCCCGATTCCAATTTAGTAATCATATCTAAATCTTCAACAATATAAATCAATCGTTCGACGCCTTTTTCGGCACGTTTTAAGTATTTTTTTCGAATTGATTTATCGTCCATGGCGCCGTCAATGAGGGTTGACAAATAACCTTGCACAGTAAATAATGGCGTTTTGAGCTCATGAGAAACATTTCCCAGAAATTCTCTCCTATATTCTTCACGAACTTGCAACATCTCAATTTCCAACTTTTTATCGGTGGCAAATTTCTTTACTTCTCGAGTCAAGGTTTCCATATCGGTTGTGATCGGTTGGTTTATAAAAGTACTCGACTCCAATAACGCCACATCATCATAGATTTTTTTGACTCTTCTATAAATGAAGCGTTCCACTCTATATTGTAAAACAAAAAAGGAAAACACATAAACAAAGAACATGCAAATAAGCCCGAATAATAGCAAGGCACTGTATGCTGATTTGAATAGTATTGCAGAAAGAATCATGCAAAAACCGGAAACAAATAAACTGATATACAATGCTGATTTTATAGCAAATTTGTAACTTTTTTTGAAATTAATTTTCATTATATATTTGGCAAACGAAAAATTATAATTAATAAAAAAAGACATATAAAGTCTTTTTTTGAGTATTGTTCTTTAAACTTCAAACTTATATCCTACCCCTTTTATAGTTTTAAAAAGATCTTCTCCAATTTTTTCGCGAAGTTTTCTAATATGTACATCGATAGTACGTCCACCAACCACCACATCATTTCCCCAAACTTTGTCCAGAATTTCTTCTCGTTTAAAAACTTTCCCTGGCTTTGAAGCCAGTAAATAGAAAAGTTCAAATTCCTTTCTTGGCAATGCTATTTCTATATTGTCTTTTACAATTTTATACTCTTCACGATTGATTTCTATACCACCTACATTTAATGTTTCGCTGTTTTGTTCTTGTTCTTTCAATCTTCGTAACAAGGCTTTAACTTTACTGACCAACAATTTAGGTTTAATTGGCTTGGTAATATAATCATCTGCACCAGCATCAAACCCGGCCACTTGCGAGTAATCTTCACTTCTTGCGGTTAGAAAAGTGATGATCACATTATTCAATTCGGGAATTCTCCTAATATGCTCACAGGCTTCCATTCCATCCATTTCTGGCATCATGACATCCATTATAATCAGACTTGGTAATTCTTTCTTAGCTTTTTCAATAGCGTCTTTACCATTGACTGCGGTAACAATTTGATATCCTTCTTGTGCCAAATTATAGCCTACAATTTCTAAAATATCTGGTTCATCGTCAACCAGAAGAATCTTGGTGTTTCTTTTCTTCATAAAAATAGCAAAAATTAAGTTTCTCTATTGCATATTTACCCAAATGGGATGCAAAGCCTTTTTATTGCAATGTAAAAGTAATAATAAACCACAAGCTACAATACAAATAAAGCTGACTTAACCTTAATTTAATATGTTAACTATTTCATAATAATTAACACATCGATTCATAACTTGGTGTTAACACTTGAAATATATTCCTGCCCTTTATTTGCACAAAATTAAATACTACACAAAATGAAATTAAAATTTCTATTCTTTACACTATTTATCTGCGCTATTAGTTTCTCACAAACTAAAGGAACAATTTCTGGTGTTTTATTAGACAAAGACTCAAACAACCAGGCTTTACCGTTTGCAAATGTATTGCTCAAAGGCACAAAAATTGGGGCAAATACAGATATAGATGGTAAATACAGTATTAGTATCGCGCCTGGAAATTATACCGTTCAATTTAGTTTTCTTGGATATGAATCATTAGAAATTCCTGTAACAGTTGTTGCAAACGAAACTGTAACCCTGAATAATTCAATAGGATCTGGAAGCTACAAATTAAAAGATGTCGTTATCAAATCAAGCGGCGGTAGAGAAAAAGAAACTGCTTTATTATTGGATCAAAAAAATGCAGTTGTAATTAAGCAAAGTATCGGCGCACAGGAAATGTCCAGAAAAGGAGTAAGTAATGTAGCCGAAGGTTTGACCAAAATTACCGGAATTACAAGCGTGGGTAATCGTGGATTATTTGTACGTGGCCTTGAAGACCGTTACAACAATCTATTAATAAACGATTTGGCGACACCATCAAACAATCCGTATAACAAATACATTTCATTGGATTTGTTCCCAACAGATATTGTGGGTGTAATTGATGTTTATAAAACATTCAACCCAAATATTTATGGAGATTTTGCTGGAGGAACATTCAATGTACAAACAACAAAGGTATCCAAAAGCATCACCAAATTAAATATCGGAATAGGTTACACTACAAACAATAGTTTATCAGACTTCTTAATTGCCGAAGATGCCAATTCTACAAAAGGTTTTTTTGGATTAACAGCCAATGATAGAAAATTGCCAACCGTTTTGGGAAATACGGCTACTGCCAATACATTAACTTCGCAACAATCTCTTGATGCATTTAAAAACAGTGGTTTTAATGTTGCTGCTACAAAAAGCCCTTTAAATTCAAGCATTAGTTTTTTGAATGCCGAAAAATTTGACCTTACTCCAGAAAAAAGCTTATCCTATTTAGTTTCCCTATCTTTTGAAAACGACTTCAGTATAACAAATGGTGTTCAAAGAAATTTTACCAATAGTCCTACTGGTTTTGTTTATGGCAGTGATTTCGTAACAACAGATTACACCTATCAAGCTTCCTTTACAGGATTATTGGGTTTAAATTATAATACAAAAAAATTAAAATTATCTTATAATACAATTTACATTCAATCTTCTGCCAATTTGATTCAAGATCAATTTGGTATTCCAGATACCAGTACAGGAGCAAATAACTCTATATTAATCAGGACGAATCAATTGGATGTTTCTTCCTATATAAACAACCAATTGCTTGGCGAATATGCACTTTCTGAAGATAAAAATCAAAAAATAAATGCAGGAATATCTTATGCCATAACAAAATTTGACCAACCTGACAGAAAATTTTTCAGAGGATCATTATCTGGAGAAAATGACATAACAACTTCTATTGCGGCAAATAATTTTATTCGCCAATATTTATCTATTGACAGCGATTACTATTTCTCAGGTTTGGCAGAGTACAATTATAAATTTGGAAAAGAAGAAAAAAACAAAAAAATAACAGTAGGATATAACGGATACACTTCAAACATGGAATCTTCCTATCGATTTATAATTCCAAGCGTAGGTCCAAATTTTACCACACCTTTAAACCAACCAGATAATCAACTGAATGGATATTTAACAAACAATATTTTTTCATTTAGAGAAAGTTCGAATGCAACATGGCAAGCAAAATTAAATCAAGGTGCCCATGCAGGATATGCCAACTTATTATACAATTTTGACAATAAATGGGAAGTAAATGGCGGTTTACGAGTAGAAAATACTACTAGGCAAACACTATACAGAAAACCAGACTCTTTTGATGCAGATTTTACTGTAGTAGATTATAATAATTTGTATTTTTTACCAGCGTTAAACGTAAAATATAGTATTACTGAAAACTCAAATGCACGTTTTTCTGCAACCCAAACCTATACCACTCCAATTATTATGGAAGCCTATCCTATAGAATACATCAATGCCGATGGAACCTCTACTTTGGGCAATCCTTATTTAGAGAATAGCGACAATTATAATGTAGATTTCAAATATGAGATTTTCCCAACGACCAAAGAACTATTTTCAGCGGGACTATTTGGAAAGAAAATAACAACTCCTATAGAACGTACTTTTGTCGCAAATGCCTCCAACACAACCATTACAACTTATTTGAATTCAGACAGTGCCATATTGTATGGAGCAGAAATTGATTTTTTGTATGATTTATCAAGAATTAACAAAGCTTTGGACAAATTTTCATGGGGTTTCAATACTTCATTGTTATATTCACAAGTTAAAGTTGCACCTACTTACATAAACTCTCAAGGCGACTCATCGCAATCAATAGAAACACATCAAGTAAGAGAACTTCAAGGTGCTTCAAAATACATCATCAATTCCGATTTAAAATATCAATTTGATTTTAGCTCAGAATGGAGCAACACAATTTCATTAGTCTACTCTACTTTTGCAAAAAGAATTTATGCAGTTGGAACTGGGCACATGGACAATATTTATGAATTACCTGTAACCAAACTGGATTTTGTTTGGGGAAGTAAAGTATCCAAAAATATTGATTTAAAATTTTCAGTTCAAAACATACTTAATCCAGACATTACATTTGAACAAGGAAATAACGGAGATTCACCATTACTGAATGATTCAACAATACGTAATTACAAAACAGGAGTGAGTTTCTCACTAAATTTAGGATATACATTTTAAATAGTTACCAATCAAACCAAAAGCCTCTAATTCTTTAGGGGCTTTTCTACTTATAGAAACTCCTTTCTTAACATTAAAATTACATTTAGGAATGCTTTTAGTAACTTTTTTGTAATAATTAGGTAACCTCTGTGTGATACTCTCGAAGTACTTTTGGCATATAAAATTAAGATATCGCAGACAAAAAAAGATAAAAAACTGCGACACCATTTTTTCAAAAAAATAAAACAAAAAACAAAAAACAAAAACACAAATTATGAAAACAAAATTTTTAGCTTTTGCAATGTCTTTAGGCTTATTATTTGCATCATGTAGCAGCGATGACAATAACACGCCAGCAACAGTAGCGCCATTAACAGGTATAGAAAGCATTATTGTAGGTGCTACAACTACTTTTACTAGTACAACTACAGGCGGAACTTTTACAAGCGCAACTCCAGCAGTAGCAACAGTTAATGCTACAACAGGAGTTATAACAGGGGTATCTGTTGGGTCTTCTGTAATTACCTATACAGTACCAAATACAGCAGGACCAGTAACTAGAACAGTAACTGTAACGGCAATTCCAGCAGCAACAGGAGAAATTACAGGGACATTTACAGCAAACAAAACTTTTGTTTACGGTAATTACACTTTAAAAGGGGTTGTGAAAATTGCAGATGGTGTAACTGTAACTTTTGAAGCTGGATCTACAATTACATGTACAAAAACAACAGGTGACAACGCATTTGTTGTATTGAAAGGCGGAAAATTAATCATCAATGGCACAGCAGACAAACCAGTAGTATTTACAGAATCTTCAAAAACACCTGGTTCTTGGGGAGGTATTATAATGTATGGAGACGCACCAATTAAAGCTATTGGTGGTGTAACTAACTCAACTTCTGAAGATGGAAATGCATTACCTTACGGTGGAACAAATGCAGCTCACAATGGTGGTTCATTGAATTATGTAAGAGTAGAATATGCTGGGTCAAAATTAGGCGACGGAAACAAAGAAAATAATGGATTTACTTTTTATTCTTGTGGTTCTGGAACAACATTAGACCACTTAGTTTCTTATAAGGGTGCTGATGACGGTTTTGAATTTTTTGGTGGGACTGTAAGTATGACCAATGCTATCTCTTACGGCAATACTGATGATGCTTTTGACTGGCAAGATGGATGGCAAGGTCAAAACAATAGTAACTGGTACGCTTACCAAACAGGTAAAGGAAACTACGGTATGGAAATTGAATGTTCTAACAACGACAATGCATTCTGGCCAAAAGTTACAAATATCACATTAAAAAGAGCAGCAGGAACAACTCCAGAAGCTATAGGTGACATTCAAATTGATGCTTTCCAATTCAAAAAAGAAGCTAATGGAGACTATAGTAACATCATCATTGATGGATATGCAAACTATACAGAAGGAACAACTACTTATACTGCTGCAGCTTGTAAAATCCAAGATGTTGCAACAAATACCGATCAAGTAAATACTTCTAAAATTAAAATGACAAATGTTACTATTACTAATACAGGAACAAACATACTAGGCGCAACTATTGGTGGTATTCCTCTTACAGTTGCTTTCCCAGCAGGTCAATTTGTGACTAGCACCAATGCAACAGGAGCTTCATTAACAAATGGAGCATGGTCTACTGTAGATGGAAATACATTACTTAAATAATAAACAAGTTTGAATTAGTAAAAATACCTCTCAAAATTTGAGAGGTATTTTTTTTATAACAATATTTTTTATTATATTTACTATCAACTTACAATGCTAATGGCAAAAAACTACTTTTATATCACACTTTTATTGGCTATTTTCTTCACTACTGCTGCAAGCGCACAAGATAGTAAGCAATCGTCAAACATACAAGAAAACACTTCAATAGAAGGGTTGAATTTGTATCCAAATCCTGTGACTACTGGAAAAGTGTACATTTCATCAAAAAACGATTTAGAAAAAGAAATTATTATTTTTGACGTTTTAGGTAAGAAAGTGTTACAAACCATAATTTACACCAAAGAACTTAATGTTTCGAACCTTTCTCCTGGTGTTTATATCATTAAAATCACCGAAGAAAATGCAACTAGCAGTAGAAAATTAATAGTCAGGTAAATTCTGTTAATTATATTATAAAGTCCCAAGTGATTGGAACTTTTTTTTTGAGTACTGTTTTCAGACTTAAAAAATTCTCCAAATAGGTTTAGAATTAGTAATATCTTTGCAAAAAAAAGAACTTGATTTCATCCAGCGATATATTTACCCTTTCGAGTCAGAAGCAATTTGAAAAAATTGCCTTAAAAGTATTCCGATTTCAATATGAAAACAACTTAGTGTATCAAGAATTTTGTGATTTATTGAAAACAAATCCACAAAAAGTAAAATCGATACAACAAATCCCTTTTTTGCCGATTCAGTTCTTCAAAAGTCATAATGTTATTTCAAACAACAATCCAATTGAAGCGACTTTTTCCAGTAGCGGAACAACAGGGTCCATCACCAGTAGGCATTTGGTGACCGATGTTTCCATTTACGAAGAAAGTTACCGCAAGGGGTTTTCTCAATTTTATGGGAACATTGAAGATTATGTGGTTCTGGCTTTGCTCCCCTCCTATCTGGAAAGAGAAGGTTCCTCTTTAATTTATATGGTGGAAGATTTAATACAACTCACAAACCACAGCAAAAGCGGCTTTTACCTCAACAATCACGATGAACTAATTCAAAAACTAATTGAATTAGACCAAGCAGGACAAAATGTAATTCTGATTGGCGTTACTTATGCTTTATTGGATTTAATCGAAAAAAACAAATTCCAACTACAACATACCATTATCATTGAAACTGGCGGAATGAAAGGCAAGCGTAAAGAAATGATTCGCGAGGAATTGCACGAACAGTTATGCGAAGGTTTTGGAGTTAGAGCCATCCATTCGGAATACGGTATGACTGAACTGCTTTCGCAAGCTTATTCTTTAGGAAACGGCGTATTTGAATGCCCTTCTTGGATGCAAATACACATTCGCGACACCGAAGATGCACTAACCTATATAAACGACGGCAAAACAGGCGGAATTAACGTTATCGACCTAGCCAACATCAATTCCTGTTCGTTTATTGCTACGCAAGATTTGGGCAAAAAATATCCCAATACCACTTTCGAAGTATTGGGACGTTTTGATAATTCTGATATTCGGGGTTGTAATTTGATGGTTGTTTAAAAACGTTAAATCGGTTATTTGTTGAATCGGTTAAACGAATAAACGATTTACCGATTAAACATATAAAACAGTTAAACAATCCTAATCACAAAATAATTTTTCTTCCCACTCTGCAACAATACAAATTGATTGTTA
Coding sequences within:
- a CDS encoding PstS family phosphate ABC transporter substrate-binding protein; its protein translation is MKTTKLKVALIVMVVMGIGFSFTTINKVTVKGSDTMVILSQKWAEVYMKKNPGASIQVTGGGSGVGIAALINGSTDIANSSRPIKPSEVEKLKARYSSVGVEIPCAKDGLSVYLNKANPVSSLTIKQIGQIFSGKITNWKEVGGADAPIKLYGRESSSGTFGFFKDNVVKTDFSPSCQTLPGTAAIVNAVKKDKNSIGYGGAAYAEGVKDCGVKKDDKSPAILPTGATIKNHTYPITRYLYMYLKSKPTGETKAFIDWILSPAGQSLIEEVGYFPLK
- the pstC gene encoding phosphate ABC transporter permease subunit PstC → MNSQLPIKQTFTKESLKKQFRLSEFLAEKIISSVAFMSITIIFLIFIFVFKESLPLFSFGNDAKAKIEVQTTTGDKPESYGAVATEDLKPEAYNSEPTEDLKPETYGSEPVSQEDLKPESYGETPKEDLSVATTDETMDAVSENNEGADKTWSTFFTTEWVPVSENPRFGLLGLLIGTLKVTIIAMLIAGPLAVLAALYTSCFASKRVKEIIKPIIEMLAAFPSVVIGFFALMVLATFFQDVFGYESRLNAFVGGVAMALAAIPIIYTISEDALAAIPKTYTEASLALGASKWQTAFFVVLPAATPGIFAALLLGVGRVFGETMIALMATGNAALVSANPFESVRTFAATIGSEMAETVFGDTHYSVLFFIGSLLFIFSFALNAIAEFYVKGKLMKKFQGK
- the pstA gene encoding phosphate ABC transporter permease PstA — translated: MEKVLKESENHFFTSKKSNSDIKGKFFVGITQMAVILIIAILFIILAIIVYQGRSKFSWEFISSFPTNGMTEGGIFPAIIGTFILVIVMSIAAVPFGTITALYLTEYASANSKFAAAVRFSVRTLAVVPSIIFGLFGLGFFIQFLGAGADTAFNGGELRWGQPNILWASLTMSLLTLPVIIVSVEEALKTIPRELREASLALGATKWQTIKKVVLPGSVSGIMTGTILAVSRGAGEVAPILFTGAAYYLATLPGSLSDQFMNLGYHIYIMSTQSSDVEKTMPIQFATTLVLLILTLSLNLVAVIIRSRIRRKAK
- the pstB gene encoding phosphate ABC transporter ATP-binding protein PstB codes for the protein MKDIKIKVNDLSLYYGEKKALNEITMDIPSNKVTALIGPSGCGKSTFLRCINRMNDLIPDVTISGKMLVEGIDIYDKNVDVVNIRKKIGMVFQKSNPFPKSIYENVAYGPRINGVKDKTELDEIVETSLRQAAIWDELKDRLDDSALGLSGGQQQRLCIGRTLAVSPDIILMDEPASALDPISTSKIEELIHQLKELYTIIIVTHNMQQAARTSDHTAFFYMGELIEMGKTNTIFTKPIQKQTEDYITGRFG
- a CDS encoding OprO/OprP family phosphate-selective porin, whose amino-acid sequence is MKKIIVAIMMLGYGFVNAQEVSNDSIKPISIDSLQQAINMHQLKFDALNEQLSPLQEQVDKISKLRISGYMQVQYEMYNYQDVPTANGPLQLKPGSSETNVPLTTNIVDVSNSFVIRRARIKFTYQPLEGVIFVLQPNFSFSAVTLKDAYVQLNDPWINTFQLWVGQFNRPDYEVEFSSRDRIILERSRMSGILYPQERDLGAKIAANFATQYEIPLNVELAVFNGNFGEGQITNQVADVDSQKDVMLRAYYSLNFKDMGLGVDFGASGYYGKNLVFVAGNFSDVNNKPFAAKVGDQLDKQWTGFELQAYYDVLGGFALKSECNFGTISGEANATNVLNNNPGFNFSGVRDFVGYYVTLEKNFGTKYQAAVRFDSWDPNRRLSGNNVTVAPDLKVNTWSFALDYFFTLNTKIALGYSLPINETSSTVGGIYNGDIKNNITTLRFQASF
- a CDS encoding sensor histidine kinase → MKINFKKSYKFAIKSALYISLFVSGFCMILSAILFKSAYSALLLFGLICMFFVYVFSFFVLQYRVERFIYRRVKKIYDDVALLESSTFINQPITTDMETLTREVKKFATDKKLEIEMLQVREEYRREFLGNVSHELKTPLFTVQGYLSTLIDGAMDDKSIRKKYLKRAEKGVERLIYIVEDLDMITKLESGDLNIEFAKFDIVKLIQNVFDLLEMKADKKKITLAFENDHIQPIFVNGDKDKIQQVVENLLVNSIKYGKEGGLTEVSIVNLTNKKVLVRVTDNGEGIEKQNISRLFERFYRVDKSGSRSEGGSGLGLSIVKHIIEAHKEKIYVESEFGIGSEFSFTLEKTFITDQLGLKNKGN